A single genomic interval of Arachis duranensis cultivar V14167 chromosome 7, aradu.V14167.gnm2.J7QH, whole genome shotgun sequence harbors:
- the LOC127740496 gene encoding uncharacterized protein LOC127740496, protein MTTRKATEFLREEFSLAPHPKMVYRAVVEARDKIMGNEKEQYKRTMDYCEQILSSNPGSTARLELMTLPEAPPVFDKIYICLDACKQGFKEGCRPLLHLDGCFLNTYYIGWLLSAVAQDANNQFYVVAYGVVRAETKDAWKWFLTNLQADIGDDANHGWNFISDQQKGLLPALKEVMPKARHRNCVMHMWKNFVNRFKDLYIREVVWECARCTTVAEFKDCMEGLKAVNQGAWEYLSKFEAETWVKAYFSHGPKVDNLTNNMCEVFNAKIVNYRYKPILTMCEEIRCYLMRRMVNHKRVLKNHPGKLAPVQQKRMEKLLTLSTKWVAEWVGDNERKRFEVSRKGVKVDVDLIKYTCSCNRWQLTGMPCTHALAAIMKRRDRAEDYVHPWLCMESIKRTYSHCIKPVPSAEFWPRTEYSQPEPPIIKRPIGRPKVHNRQKDPAEPLMQGGKLKK, encoded by the exons GAGTTCCTAAGGGAAGAATTTTCTCTTGCTCCCCATCCTAAAATGGTGTATAGAGCAGTGGTTGAGGCCAGGGATAAGATTATGGGAAATGAGAAGGAACAATACAAGAGGACAATGGATTATTGTGAGCAGATTTTAAGTTCTAATCCAGGATCTACTGCAAGGCTGGAACTTATGACACTTCCAGAAGCTCCCCCTGTTTTCGACAAGATATACATATGCTTAGATGCCTGTAAGCAAGGGTTCAAGGAAGGGTGTAGGCCTTTGCTGCACCTGGATGGATGCTTTCTCAATACATACTACATAGGGTGGCTTCTATCCGCAGTTGCCCAAGACGCAAACAACCAATTTTATGTGGTTGCATATGGGGTCGTCAGGGCTGAAACGAAGGATGCCTGGAAATGGTTCCTCACTAACCTTCAGGCAGACATAGGAGACGACGCAAACCATGGCTGGAACTTCATTTCAGATCAACAAAAG GGTTTACTCCCTGCCTTAAAGGAAGTCATGCCAAAAGCCAGGCACAGGAACTGTGTGATGCACATGTGGAAGAACTTCGTTAATAGATTCAAAGATCTATACATAAGAGAGGTTGTCTGGGAGTGTGCCAGATGCACAACAGTTGCAGAGTTCAAAGACTGTATGGAAGGGCTGAAGGCAGTGAATCAGGGAGCTTGGGAATACCTCTCCAAGTTTGAGGCAGAGACATGGGTCAAGGCTTATTTTTCACATGGCCCGAAAGTTGATAACCTCACCAACAACATGTGTGAGGTGTTCAATGCCAAAATCGTTAACTATCGCTACAAGCCAATCCTCACTATGTGTGAAGAGATCAGGTGTTACCTGATGAGGAGGATGGTAAACCACAAGCGAGTATTGAAAAATCACCCTGGTAAACTAGCACCAGTGCAGCAAAAACGGATGGAAAAATTGCTGACTCTTAGCACAAAGTGGGTGGCAGAGTGGGTTGgagataatgaaagaaaaaggttTGAGGTGAGCCGCAAAGGAGTCAAGGTTGATGTGGACCTGATTAAGTACACATGCTCCTGCAATCGATGGCAACTTACTG GAATGCCATGCACACATGCACTTGCTGCTATAATGAAAAGGCGTGACAGGGCAGAAGATTACGTGCACCCCTGGTTGTGTATGGAATCAATCAAGAGGACTTACTCACATTGCATCAAACCAGTCCCCAGTGCAGAATTCTGGCCCCGAACTGAATACTCACAACCAGAACCCCCCATCATCAAGAGGCCTATTGGCCGGCCAAAAGTTCACAACAGACAGAAAGATCCTGCTGAGCCATTGATGCAAGGGGGAAAATTGAAGAAGTAA